One window of the Felis catus isolate Fca126 chromosome E3, F.catus_Fca126_mat1.0, whole genome shotgun sequence genome contains the following:
- the KCTD5 gene encoding BTB/POZ domain-containing protein KCTD5 isoform X1 has product MAENHCELLPPAPGGLGAGLGAGLCRRCSAGLGALAQRPGSVSKWVRLNVGGTYFLTTRQTLCRDPKSFLYRLCQADPDLDSDKDETGAYLIDRDPTYFGPVLNYLRHGKLVINKDLAEEGVLEEAEFYNITSLIKLVKDKIRERDSKTSQVPVKHVYRVLQCQEEELTQMVSTMSDGWKFEQLVSIGSSYNYGSEDQAEFLCVVSKELHNSPYGTTSEPSEKAKSDDEETGPDGDDSD; this is encoded by the exons ATGGCGGAGAATCACTGCGAGCTGCTGCCGCCGGCCCCGGGCGGCctcggggcggggctgggggctggcctgTGCCGCCGCTGCAGCGCGGGGCTCGGCGCCCTGGCCCAGCGCCCCGGCAGCGTGTCCAAGTGGGTCCGGCTCAACGTCGGCGGCACCTACTTCCTCACCACCCGGCAGACGCTGTGCCGGGACCCGAAGTCCTTCCTGTACCGTTTGTGCCAGGCCGACCCCGACCTGGACTCGGACAAG GATGAAACCGGTGCCTATTTAATCGACAGAGACCCCACCTACTTTGGGCCTGTGCTAAACTACCTGAGACACGGCAAGCTGGTCATTAACAAAGACCTCGCAGAGGAGG GAGTGTTAGAGGAAGCGGAATTTTACAACATCACCTCACTAATAAAACTTGTAAAGGACAAAATTAGAGAACGAGACAGCAAAACATCCCAG GTGCCGGTGAAGCACGTGTACCGCGTGCTCCAGTGTCAGGAAGAGGAGCTCACGCAGATGGTGTCCACGATGTCTGACGGCTGGAAGTTCGAGCAG CTGGTCAGCATCGGCTCTTCCTACAACTACGGGAGCGAGGACCAGGCTGAATTCCTATGCGTGGTCTCCAAGGAACTGCACAACTCCCCGTACGGCACGACCAGTGAGCCCAGTGAGAAGGCCAAG AGCGACGACGAGGAGACGGGTCCCGATGGGGATGACTCAGATTAA
- the KCTD5 gene encoding BTB/POZ domain-containing protein KCTD5 isoform X2 translates to MAENHCELLPPAPGGLGAGLGAGLCRRCSAGLGALAQRPGSVSKWVRLNVGGTYFLTTRQTLCRDPKSFLYRLCQADPDLDSDKDETGAYLIDRDPTYFGPVLNYLRHGKLVINKDLAEEGVLEEAEFYNITSLIKLVKDKIRERDSKTSQVPVKHVYRVLQCQEEELTQMVSTMSDGWKFEQLVSIGSSYNYGSEDQAEFLCVVSKELHNSPYGTTSEPSEKAKILQERGSRM, encoded by the exons ATGGCGGAGAATCACTGCGAGCTGCTGCCGCCGGCCCCGGGCGGCctcggggcggggctgggggctggcctgTGCCGCCGCTGCAGCGCGGGGCTCGGCGCCCTGGCCCAGCGCCCCGGCAGCGTGTCCAAGTGGGTCCGGCTCAACGTCGGCGGCACCTACTTCCTCACCACCCGGCAGACGCTGTGCCGGGACCCGAAGTCCTTCCTGTACCGTTTGTGCCAGGCCGACCCCGACCTGGACTCGGACAAG GATGAAACCGGTGCCTATTTAATCGACAGAGACCCCACCTACTTTGGGCCTGTGCTAAACTACCTGAGACACGGCAAGCTGGTCATTAACAAAGACCTCGCAGAGGAGG GAGTGTTAGAGGAAGCGGAATTTTACAACATCACCTCACTAATAAAACTTGTAAAGGACAAAATTAGAGAACGAGACAGCAAAACATCCCAG GTGCCGGTGAAGCACGTGTACCGCGTGCTCCAGTGTCAGGAAGAGGAGCTCACGCAGATGGTGTCCACGATGTCTGACGGCTGGAAGTTCGAGCAG CTGGTCAGCATCGGCTCTTCCTACAACTACGGGAGCGAGGACCAGGCTGAATTCCTATGCGTGGTCTCCAAGGAACTGCACAACTCCCCGTACGGCACGACCAGTGAGCCCAGTGAGAAGGCCAAG